The Henckelia pumila isolate YLH828 chromosome 2, ASM3356847v2, whole genome shotgun sequence genome includes a window with the following:
- the LOC140879613 gene encoding putative nitric oxide synthase produces the protein MELAPKTLFFSASHLFINPKPPLFKFHINNPKSFIICKSTEFRTETNAESYPSSPEPDGLGPSSPTRGDVFLQRQQSSAASASVLSEMKNKMKNDKDKAFLKGSSFTVYSCYGCGAPLQTTEHDSPGYVEPETYDLKKKHRQLRTVICGRCRLLSHGHMITAVGGNGGYAGGKQFITAEELREKLSHLRLEKALIVKLVDVVDFNGSFLNRIRDIAGANPIILVVTKVDLLPKGTDLNCVGDWVVEATMKKKLNVISVHLTSSKSLVGITGVVSEIQKEKKGRNVYILGAANVGKSAFINALLKIMSYNDPVAAAAQRYKPIQSAVPGTTLGPIQIDAFLGGGKLYDTPGVHLHHRQAAVVHSEDLPALAPQSRLRGLPLPNPQLSLAKSTDRIRSNGLIGFSIFWGGLVRIDIIKVLPETRLTFYGPKALQLHMVPTEEAEEFYRKEIGTLLTPPNGIMKAENWAGLEAKRELHLKYQDIQRPACDIAISGLGWISVEPFSQFLKSSDPSEVEENGVIALNVHVPKPVEIFTRPPLPVGDAGGEWYEYSDLTEKEEEARPKWYF, from the exons ATGGAGTTGGCGCCTAAAACCCTTTTTTTTTCCGCTTCTCACCTTTTCATAAACCCTAAACCACCTTTATTCAAATTCCACATCAACAATCCAAAATCTTTTATCATTTGCAAATCCACCGAATTCAGAACAGAAACAAATGCAGAATCTTATCCATCTTCGCCCGAACCCGATGGTCTTGGTCCATCCTCACCGACCCGTGGAGACGTCTTCCTCCAGCGCCAACAATCATCAGCTGCTTCCGCCTCCGTGCTATCGGAAATGAAGAACAAAATGAAGAATGATAAAGACAAAGCTTTTTTAAAGGGTTCTTCTTTTACAGTTTATAGTTGTTATGGCTGCGGAGCTCCTTTACAAACTACTGAACACGATTCCCCGGGTTACGTGGAACCCGAAACTTATGATTTG AAAAAGAAGCATAGGCAGCTAAGAACTGTGATATGTGGGAGGTGTCGACTTTTGTCTCATGGACATATGATTACTGCTGTTGGTGGAAATGGAGGTTATGCTGGTGGAAAGCAATTTATTACAGCAGAAGAGCTTAGGGAAAAACTGTCACATTTGCGCCTCGAGAAAGCTCTAATTGTCAAATTG GTTGATGTAGTTGATTTCAACGGCAGCTTTTTGAATCGCATTCGTGATATTGCTGGAGCAAATCCCATTATACTTGTAGTGACTAAG GTTGATCTGCTTCCAAAAGGGACTGATCTTAATTGTGTTGGTGACTGGGTTGTGGAAGCAACTATGAAGAAGAAGCTGAA TGTAATATCTGTACATTTAACAAGTTCAAAGTCTTTAGTGGGCATCACTGGAGTGGTTTCTGAAATTCAGAAAGAGAAAAAG GGGAGAAATGTCTACATTCTG GGCGCAGCTAATGTTGGAAAATCTGCATTCATCAATGCTTTATTGA AAATTATGTCTTACAACGATCCAGTAGCAGCTGCAGCACAAAGATACAAACCAATTCAATCAGCAGTCCCTGGAACCACATTGGGTCCAATTCAGATTGATGCTTTCCTAGGTGGCGGA AAATTATACGACACACCTGGAGTCCATCTTCACCATAGGCAAGCTGCTGTGGTCCATTCAGAAGATCTACCTGCTCTTGCACCCCAAAGTCGACTTCGAGGCCTACCACTtcct AACCCTCAGCTTAGTTTGGCAAAGTCAACGGATCGCATCAGATCAAATGGCTTGATTGGTTTCTCTATTTTCTGGGGTGGTCTAGTCCGAATTGATATTATTAAG GTTCTTCCAGAGACACGTTTAACGTTCTATGGACCGAAGGCACTGCAACTTCATATGGTACCCACTGAAGAGGCAGAAGAATTTTACAGG AAAGAAATCGGGACTTTATTGACACCACCAAATGGGATTATGAAGGCGGAAAACTGGGCAGGTCTTGAAGCAAAGCGCGAATTGCATCTGAAATATCAAGATATTCAGAG GCCTGCCTGTGATATAGCTATATCAGGGCTCGGGTGGATATCTGTTGAACCGTTTAGCCAATTTCTTAAATCATCTGATCCAAGTGAAGTAGAAGAGAATGGAGTGATAGCTTTAAATGTCCATGTCCCCAAGCCGGTAGAGATTTTCACTCGGCCTCCTTTACCAGTTGGTGATGCTGGAGGCGAATGGTACGAGTACAGCGACCTGACAGAAAAGGAAGAGGAAGCAAGACCAAAATGGTACTTCTAA
- the LOC140884421 gene encoding H/ACA ribonucleoprotein complex subunit 2-like protein, protein MGSDSETEKSSLKEKKKILALAPIAKPLAGKKLCKRTLKLVRRAAEHKCLKRGVKEVVKSIRRGNKGLCVIAGNISPIDVITHVPVLCEEANIPYIYVPSKEDLANAGATKRPTCCVLVLTKPTKGELGQDEQEKLKGDYDQVASDISELANSMF, encoded by the exons ATGGGAAGCGACAGCGAGACGGAGAAGTCATCTCTgaaagagaagaagaagattTTGGCTCTCGCCCCAATCGCCAAGCCACTCGCCGGGAAGAAACTCTGCAAACGAACCCTCAAACTTGTCCGGAGAG CTGCGGAGCACAAATGCCTGAAGAGAGGGGTCAAGGAAGTTGTCAAAAGTATTCGCCGCGGCAATAAAGG GTTATGTGTTATAGCCGGTAACATATCGCCGATAGATGTGATCACTCATGTTCCGGTCTTGTGCGAAGAAGCTAACATACCGTATATCTATGTTCCTTCGAAGGAA GACCTTGCAAATGCCGGAGCTACCAAGAGACCAACTTGCTGTGTTCTGGTGCTGACAAAGCCCACTAAGGGGGAACTTGGCCAGGATGAGCAAGAGAAGTTGAAGGGAGACTATGACCAAGTCGCTTCCGATATATCTGAGCTGGCTAACTCAATGTTTTGA
- the LOC140882693 gene encoding uncharacterized protein, which translates to MEFTEVFKQTGPCSFSPNARFLAVAVDYRLVIRDVLTLKVVQLFSCLDKITYIEWALDSEYVLCGLFKRPMIQAWSLTQPEWTCKIDEGPAGISYARWSPDSRHILTTSEFQLRLTVWSLLNTACIHVQWPKHGSKGVSFTKDGKFAAICTRRDCKDYVNLLSCYTWEIMGVFAVDTLDLTDIQWSPDDSAIVIWDSPLEYKVLIYSPDGRCLSKYQAYESGLGVKSVSWSPCSQFLAVGSYDQMIRVLNHLTWKVFAEFTHLSTVRGPCAAAIFKEVDEPLQLDMSELSLDDEFIQQNVDNAHETCIHVRYDVMELPITLPSQKPLVDKPNPKQGIGLISWSSNSQFICTRNDSMPTVLWIWDVQLLELASILIQKDPIRAVAWDPTFPRLVFCTGSAQIYMWTPSGAYCINVPFPEFSALDLKWNSDGSCILLKDKASFCCAALPILQESSDYSSDD; encoded by the exons ATGGAATTTACTGAAGTTTTCAAGCAGACGGGGCCATGTTCGTTTTCCCCTAATGCAAGGTTTTTGGCGGTTGCTGTGGATTATCGTCTCGTCATTCGTGATGTTCTCACTCTTAAG GTTGTGCAATTATTTTCATGCTTAGACAAAATAACGTACATAGAATGGGCCCTTGATTCTGAATACGTGCTTTGCGGTCTTTTTAAGAGACCTATGATACAAGCCTGGTCATTGACACAGCCAGAATGGACTTGCAAAATAGACGAAGGTCCTGCTGGTATTTCCTATGCTAGGTGGAGTCCTGACAGTCGGCACATACTTACCACGTCTGAGTTTCAGCTGCGGTTAACAGTTTGGTCATTGTTAAATACAGCATGCATACATGTGCAATGGCCAAAGCATGGATCTAAGGGAGTATCATTCACAAAGGACGGAAAGTTTGCTGCGATATGCACCAGACGTGATTGCAAGGACTATGTCAATCTGCTTTCTTGTTATACGTGGGAGATTATGGGGGTTTTTGCAGTTGACACATTGGATTTGACTGATATTCAGTGGTCACCAGATGATAGTGCCATAGTCATATGGGATTCCCCTCTTGAATACAAG GTTCTTATATATTCACCAGATGGCCGGTGTTTATCCAAGTATCAAGCATATGAAAGTGGATTAGGTGTAAAAAGTGTATCTTGGTCACCGTGTAGCCAATTCTTAGCAGTAGGAAGTTATGACCAAATGATACGGGTTTTGAATCACTTGACGTGGAAAGTATTTGCAGAATTTACACATCTATCTACCGTTCGTGGCCCTTGTGCTGCTGCTATTTTCAAG GAGGTTGATGAACCATTGCAACTTGATATGTCAGAATTGTCACTAGATGATGAATTCATTCAACAAAATGTTG ATAATGCTCATGAAACGTGTATTCATGTTAGATATGATGTTATGGAACTTCCCATTACTCTCCCTTCCCAGAAGCCTCTAGTGGATAAACCAAATCCAAAGCAAGGAATAG GGCTTATTTCATGGAGCAGTAACAGCCAATTTATATGCACTCGTAATGATAGCATGCCAACAGTCCTTTGGATATGGGATGTGCAGCTACTTGAGCTCGCATCGATCTTAATACAAAAAGATCCTATTCGAGCTGTAGCTTGGGATCCCACCTTTCCACGTCTAGTTTTTTGTACAGGAAGTGCTCAAATATACATGTGGACACCCTCAGGCGCATACTGCATCAATGTGCCCTTTCCTGAGTTTTCTGCACTAGATCTGAAATGGAATTCGGATGGGAGCTGTATTCTTCTCAAAGACAAGGCATCATTCTGTTGTGCCGCTTTGCCCATTTTACAAGAATCAAGTGATTATAGTTCTGACGACTAA
- the LOC140880433 gene encoding putative lipase ROG1, which produces MEKGEVEGTGVVTSVGMENGGEDVCSDKETDVSSADHLVVMVHGIVGRASDWKFGAEQLVKMLPDKVFVHCSEKNMASLTLDGVDVMGERLAEEVLEVVKRKPGLRKISFIAHSVGGLVARYAIGKLYRPWGSSTEEVSVNEHKEKLRGTIAGLEPVNFITLATPHLGSRGNKQVPFLFGVPAFEKVAGLVIHLIFRRTGRHLFLNDCDDGKPPLLRRMVEDNEEYPFMSALRSFQRRVAYANVGYDHIVGWRTSSIRRNSELPEWGDCVDEKYPHVVYEELCKACGAEQGESLKEDDGLDKLEGELVNGLSRLSWEKVDVSFHKSRLKYAAHSLIQVKDGHMLSEGADVIQHMINHFLL; this is translated from the exons ATGGAAAAGGGAGAAGTAGAGGGAACCGGCGTCGTGACGTCGGTTGGGATGGAAAACGGAGGGGAGGATGTATGCTCGGATAAGGAAACAGATGTTTCTTCGGCTGATCATCTTGTTGTGATGGTCCACGGGATTGTTGGAAG GGCCTCAGATTGGAAGTTTGGCGCAGAGCAATTGGTCAAGATGCTTCCTGATAAAGTTTTTGTTCATT GTAGTGAAAAAAATATGGCATCATTGACATTAGATGGCGTGGATGTAATGGGCGAGCGATTGGCGGAGGAG GTCCTTGAAGTGGTCAAAAGGAAGCCTGGtttaagaaaaatttctttcatTGCACATTCTGTGGGGGGACTTGTGGCAAGATATGCCATTGGGAAATTATATAGACCATGGGGGAGTAGCACGGAAGAGGTATCAGTCAATGAACATAAGGAAAAATTAAGAGGTACAATAGCTGGTTTGGAACCTGTGAACTTTATCACTCTTGCTACGCCGCATCTTGGTTCTAGGGGTAATAAACAG GTACCTTTTCTTTTCGGCGTACCCGCTTTCGAGAAAGTTGCTGGTCTTGTGATTCATTTGATATTCAGAAGAACTGGCAGACACCTTTTTCTTAATGATTGTGATGACGGGAAGCCTCCGCTGCTAAGACGCATGGTGGAAGATAACGAAGAATATCCATTCAT GTCTGCTTTACGATCTTTCCAGCGTAGAGTGGCGTATGCAAATGTTGGCTATGACC ATATAGTAGGATGGAGAACATCATCAATTCGGCGCAATAGTGAACTTCCCGAG TGGGGGGATTGCGTGGACGAAAAATATCCTCATGTTGTGTATGAAGAGCTGTGCAAAGCATGTGGGGCAGAGCAGGGTGAGTCTCTGAAAGAAGATGATGGTTTAGATAAGCTAGAAG GAGAGCTGGTAAATGGCTTATCTCGGCTGTCATGGGAGAAAGTAGATGTCAGCTTCCATAAAAGCAGGTTGAAATATGCTGCCCATTCCCTTATTCAG GTCAAGGATGGACACATGCTTTCGGAAGGCGCTGATGTGATCCAACACATGATCAATCATTTTCTTTTGTAG